A genome region from Streptomyces sp. SAI-135 includes the following:
- a CDS encoding IS4 family transposase, whose translation MPAKSSLFRARQRLGSEPLRVLFATTATAMGTEVTPGCFWRGLRLLAVDGTCWDVADSPANEDAFGRPGNGRGHDKSSFPQVRMACLIEVGTHLVLDAELAGCRTGEVTLVSRLPRSCQRGQLVLADREFLGVPLWRAFTDSGADLLWRVPDPAHRDPVTVRVVAYQLNGTSHEGEDYRLVTSLLDARRYPARQLAALYQERWEAEAVFAELKTHQRGARIVLTSKAPD comes from the coding sequence ATCCCTGCGAAGTCGTCGCTGTTTCGGGCCCGTCAGCGGCTGGGATCGGAGCCGCTGCGGGTGCTGTTTGCCACGACCGCAACAGCGATGGGCACCGAGGTCACACCAGGGTGTTTCTGGCGGGGGCTGCGGCTGCTGGCAGTGGACGGCACCTGCTGGGACGTGGCCGACAGCCCAGCGAACGAGGATGCCTTCGGCCGTCCCGGTAACGGCCGCGGCCACGACAAGTCCAGCTTTCCCCAGGTGCGGATGGCCTGTCTGATCGAGGTGGGCACCCACCTCGTGCTGGATGCAGAGCTGGCCGGCTGCCGCACCGGCGAAGTCACTCTGGTCAGCCGCCTGCCCCGCTCCTGCCAGCGCGGCCAACTGGTCCTGGCGGACCGGGAGTTCCTCGGTGTGCCGTTGTGGCGGGCCTTCACCGACAGCGGTGCCGATCTGCTGTGGCGGGTGCCCGATCCCGCACACCGTGATCCGGTCACGGTGCGGGTGGTGGCCTACCAACTGAACGGCACCAGCCATGAAGGCGAGGACTACCGGCTGGTGACCAGCCTGCTCGATGCCCGCCGTTATCCCGCCCGCCAGCTGGCCGCGCTCTACCAGGAACGCTGGGAAGCCGAGGCCGTCTTCGCCGAGCTCAAGACCCATCAGCGCGGCGCCCGCATTGTGCTCACCAGCAAGGCGCCCGACTAA
- a CDS encoding ABC transporter ATP-binding protein, with product MFTQQHPVLRLQNLTRVHGSGATEVHALRGIDLDVHPGELVAVMGPSGSGKSTLLTIAGGLDNPTSGQVFVEGTDITALGIKGLAALRRRSIGYVFQDYNLIPALTAAENVALPRELDGISARKARTEALAALAEMDLSQLADRFPDEMSGGQQQRVAIARALVGDRRLVLADEPTGALDSATGESVLALLRSRCDAGAAGIMVTHEPRFAAWADRVVFLRDGAVVDQTIRSDADSLLTDRAAQR from the coding sequence ATGTTCACACAACAGCATCCAGTGCTGCGTCTGCAGAACCTGACCCGCGTCCACGGCTCCGGCGCCACCGAGGTGCACGCCCTGCGCGGCATCGACCTCGACGTCCACCCCGGTGAACTCGTCGCCGTCATGGGCCCGTCGGGCTCCGGCAAGTCCACCCTGCTCACCATCGCCGGCGGCCTCGACAACCCCACCTCCGGGCAGGTTTTCGTGGAGGGCACCGACATCACCGCCCTCGGCATCAAGGGGCTCGCAGCCCTGCGCCGCCGCAGCATCGGCTACGTCTTTCAGGACTACAACCTCATCCCGGCCCTCACCGCCGCCGAGAACGTGGCCCTCCCCCGCGAACTGGACGGCATATCGGCCCGCAAGGCCCGCACCGAGGCCCTCGCCGCCCTCGCCGAGATGGACCTCAGCCAACTCGCCGACCGGTTCCCCGACGAGATGTCCGGCGGCCAGCAGCAGCGCGTGGCCATCGCCCGCGCCCTCGTCGGCGACCGTCGGCTCGTCCTCGCAGACGAGCCCACCGGAGCCCTCGACTCCGCGACCGGCGAGTCCGTGCTGGCCCTGCTGCGCTCCCGCTGCGACGCCGGAGCCGCCGGCATCATGGTCACCCACGAGCCGCGGTTCGCCGCCTGGGCCGACCGGGTCGTCTTCCTGCGGGACGGCGCCGTCGTCGACCAGACCATACGCAGCGACGCCGACTCGCTCCTGACCGACCGGGCGGCCCAGCGGTGA
- a CDS encoding PadR family transcriptional regulator, with protein sequence MSIRHGLLALLERGPRYGSQLRTEFESRTGSTWPLNVGQVYTTLSRLERDGMVVQDGEDQAGHSLYAITDSGRVELRSWFEHPVDRTSPARDELAIKLAMAVGAPGVDIRDVIQSQRRHSVKAMQDYTRLKAQALTAVEKNGVGERDDIAWLLVLEQLIFQTEAEARWLDHCESRLIRLSSTTPAAGPEPASPGAAAGAAGMGAGAEEAARHRP encoded by the coding sequence ATGTCCATTCGCCACGGGCTTCTCGCCCTCCTCGAACGCGGCCCGCGCTACGGCTCACAGCTCCGTACGGAGTTCGAGTCCCGCACCGGCTCCACCTGGCCACTCAACGTGGGTCAGGTCTACACGACGCTCAGCCGGCTTGAACGCGACGGCATGGTCGTGCAGGACGGCGAGGACCAGGCCGGCCACTCGCTCTACGCGATCACCGACAGCGGTCGCGTCGAACTTCGCAGCTGGTTCGAGCACCCCGTCGACCGCACCAGCCCGGCCCGTGACGAGCTGGCCATCAAGCTGGCCATGGCCGTCGGGGCGCCCGGGGTCGACATCCGTGACGTCATCCAGTCACAGCGCCGGCACAGCGTGAAGGCCATGCAGGACTACACCCGGCTGAAGGCGCAGGCCCTCACCGCCGTGGAGAAGAACGGGGTCGGGGAGCGGGACGACATCGCCTGGCTCCTCGTCCTGGAGCAGCTGATCTTCCAGACCGAGGCCGAGGCGCGCTGGCTCGACCACTGCGAGTCCCGGCTGATCCGTCTCTCGTCGACCACCCCGGCGGCGGGGCCGGAGCCGGCCTCGCCGGGGGCGGCAGCGGGAGCGGCGGGGATGGGGGCCGGGGCAGAGGAGGCCGCGCGCCACCGCCCGTGA
- a CDS encoding SDR family NAD(P)-dependent oxidoreductase, with translation MPTLVMTGASRGLGRQAAELMLRDDPDLRLVVIARGETLSHPRVTTIRGDLASLAQVRAAAAQVKEQVDGYVGNAALQLKDSRSATADGYELSFGVNVLAHFALIRALTFKPGARIVITGSDAHFGTLRYTFGLVPAPRWTSPAVMARPADVNGRVAYSTSKLGVVYLVHELARRMPDVDVYTFNPAFTPGTDLVRADKLGNWLYHHIFPHIPGANTAERAGAQLATVATGPRPAPSGAYIDRDKVTPSAPESYDQERERELWTVLESMTATDGTPDSGTR, from the coding sequence GTGCCCACCCTTGTCATGACTGGCGCGTCTCGGGGGCTCGGCCGACAAGCCGCCGAGCTGATGTTGCGCGACGACCCTGATCTTCGACTGGTTGTGATCGCCCGCGGTGAGACGCTCAGCCATCCGCGGGTCACCACGATCCGGGGCGACCTGGCCTCGTTGGCCCAGGTGCGGGCCGCCGCTGCGCAGGTCAAGGAGCAGGTCGACGGCTACGTGGGCAACGCCGCTCTGCAACTCAAGGACAGTCGAAGCGCAACGGCGGACGGCTATGAGCTGTCCTTCGGGGTCAACGTACTGGCACATTTCGCGCTAATCCGCGCGCTTACGTTCAAGCCGGGCGCTCGCATCGTGATCACCGGCAGTGACGCCCATTTTGGCACCTTGCGGTACACATTCGGCCTGGTGCCGGCTCCGCGCTGGACCAGCCCGGCTGTCATGGCCCGGCCAGCAGACGTGAACGGCCGCGTTGCCTATTCGACCAGCAAGCTCGGCGTCGTTTACCTGGTCCACGAGTTGGCCCGTCGTATGCCCGATGTCGACGTCTACACATTCAACCCAGCGTTCACACCCGGCACTGATCTGGTTCGGGCCGACAAACTCGGCAACTGGCTTTACCACCACATCTTCCCTCACATCCCGGGCGCCAACACCGCAGAGCGCGCCGGGGCCCAACTCGCCACTGTGGCCACCGGGCCAAGGCCTGCGCCGTCCGGCGCCTACATCGACCGGGACAAAGTCACGCCCAGCGCGCCAGAGTCCTACGATCAGGAACGCGAGCGCGAACTCTGGACGGTACTGGAATCCATGACGGCGACCGACGGCACTCCCGACTCAGGCACACGCTGA
- a CDS encoding ester cyclase has protein sequence MLEIDLRSWYMRYGAALNAYDFDSMHEFISDQVLLNGEAATRHDVVTVMRQTVDAVPDIHWDLKELLIDRDRIAVRAINTGTPAKEWLGVPPSGASFEIVEYAIYQIKDGHFIHMTNLHDTAEMLRQLTA, from the coding sequence ATGTTGGAAATCGATTTGCGCTCCTGGTACATGCGCTATGGCGCAGCACTCAACGCTTATGACTTCGACAGCATGCACGAGTTCATTAGTGACCAAGTGTTGCTCAACGGCGAAGCTGCAACCCGGCATGACGTCGTCACCGTCATGAGGCAGACCGTCGACGCCGTTCCGGATATTCACTGGGATCTTAAGGAACTGCTGATCGACCGCGACCGCATCGCGGTACGCGCAATTAACACCGGAACTCCGGCAAAGGAATGGCTCGGCGTCCCCCCTTCGGGAGCCTCCTTCGAGATCGTCGAATATGCCATTTATCAGATCAAAGATGGCCATTTCATCCACATGACTAACCTGCACGATACAGCCGAAATGCTCCGGCAGCTGACCGCCTGA
- a CDS encoding ISL3 family transposase — MEETSPRLEDLLLPSIADVSVLSLDVSHEAIRIDVCSTAAGAACPDCGSGSTRVHSSYLRFPADMPSGGRLVVLRLRVRRFFCPQTSCAQRTFAEQMPGLTLRHSRWTERLRSTLAAVGLALAGRAGARMARAFGVSISRSAVLRLLDALPEPEVPAPRAVGVDEYATRKGRVYCTVLVDVETRRPVDLLPDREASSLAAWLEKRPGIEIVCRDRAPFFAEGATAGAPQATQVADRWHLWHNLGQAAERAVARHRQCHRVLVPDRGAKADEPAPPEEKEDSLWRSERFANRVRARHATVHALLEPGHSRRPQKAREGGTSLGGDHRMPHPRPASLRRTGEPSLGQPSAGIPPDLGHSRGPDWTLAALPHRPAPAGAGSPRAQRPGPGRSPGRARPLKAGGASGGSALVGGGVAAAGGAGANLTAGGDVFGGLPGRREVGIAALCVARGLVLGLGVPQAAGLVGPAGPVRGGAAEAGRRAGGGAVIGGRGPGLGQAAVAVIGKALGVRAVSFVSDRLDIAGGVVDVVDVAGVAGVGLVDGVGVGEAAGAVLVLVEDLELLGAGGGAEAGLLDLAVGRVADVLDVVRHAVGAGQHAEAVVAVGDGFGGQAGHGGH, encoded by the coding sequence GTGGAAGAGACGTCGCCCCGTCTGGAGGACCTGCTGTTACCGTCAATCGCGGACGTGTCGGTGCTGTCGCTGGACGTGAGCCACGAGGCGATACGCATCGACGTCTGCAGTACGGCGGCCGGGGCGGCATGCCCGGACTGCGGGAGCGGGTCGACCCGGGTGCACAGCTCTTACCTGCGGTTTCCTGCGGATATGCCCAGTGGGGGACGTCTCGTGGTCCTCCGACTGCGAGTCCGGCGGTTCTTCTGTCCGCAGACTTCGTGTGCTCAGCGGACGTTCGCTGAGCAGATGCCGGGACTGACCCTGCGGCACAGCAGGTGGACGGAGCGGTTGCGGTCGACTCTCGCCGCAGTGGGTCTCGCCCTCGCCGGCCGAGCCGGCGCCCGGATGGCACGGGCCTTCGGGGTGTCCATCAGCCGCAGCGCGGTGCTGCGGCTGCTCGATGCATTGCCCGAACCTGAAGTCCCGGCTCCGCGGGCGGTTGGTGTTGATGAGTACGCCACACGCAAAGGACGGGTCTACTGCACGGTGCTCGTCGACGTTGAGACCCGTCGACCGGTGGATCTGCTGCCTGACCGGGAAGCGTCCAGCCTGGCCGCATGGCTGGAGAAGCGCCCCGGGATCGAGATCGTCTGCCGGGACCGCGCCCCGTTCTTCGCGGAAGGCGCCACAGCCGGAGCACCCCAGGCGACGCAGGTCGCCGACCGCTGGCACTTGTGGCACAACCTCGGCCAGGCCGCCGAGCGGGCTGTCGCCCGCCACCGCCAGTGCCATCGCGTCCTGGTCCCCGATCGCGGGGCGAAAGCCGACGAACCGGCGCCGCCCGAGGAGAAGGAGGACTCGCTATGGCGGAGCGAGCGGTTCGCCAACCGCGTCCGGGCCCGGCACGCCACGGTCCACGCGCTGCTGGAACCCGGCCACAGCCGCCGCCCCCAGAAGGCGCGAGAAGGAGGCACGTCTCTGGGGGGTGACCATCGAATGCCCCACCCACGCCCCGCCAGTCTGCGCCGAACGGGCGAACCATCCCTCGGCCAGCCTTCTGCCGGCATCCCGCCGGATCTGGGCCATTCCCGAGGCCCGGACTGGACGCTGGCGGCGCTGCCCCACCGACCTGCTCCCGCCGGCGCCGGATCACCACGTGCCCAGCGGCCGGGCCCCGGCAGATCCCCTGGGCGGGCCCGGCCGCTTAAGGCTGGCGGTGCATCCGGGGGAAGCGCCCTTGTCGGCGGTGGGGTGGCCGCAGCCGGAGGCGCGGGTGCGAACCTCACTGCTGGCGGAGACGTGTTCGGGGGGTTACCCGGGAGGCGTGAGGTTGGGATAGCTGCTCTTTGTGTCGCCCGTGGCCTTGTGCTCGGTCTGGGTGTCCCGCAGGCCGCCGGGCTTGTAGGTCCAGCTGGTCCAGTACGGGGCGGGGCCGCCGAGGCCGGTCGCCGAGCGGGCGGTGGCGCAGTCATTGGAGGACGGGGTCCAGGCCTCGGTCAGGCGGCGGTAGCCGTCATAGGTAAAGCACTGGGTGTCCGTGCCGTTAGCTTTGTGAGTGACCGACTTGACATTGCCGGTGGCGTCGTAGACGTAGTCGACGTCGCTGGTGTAGCCGGTGTTGGTCTGGTCGACGGTGTGGGTGTTGGCGAGGCGGCGGGTGCCGTCCTCGTACTGGTTGAGGATCTGGAGCTGCTTGGCGCCGGTGGAGGTGCCGAGGCGGGTCTCCTCGATCTCGCCGTAGGGCGAGTAGCCGATGTTCTGGACGTAGTCCGTCATGCCGTCGGTGCCGGTCAGCATGCCGAGGCCGTTGTAGCTGTTGGTGACGGTTTCGGCGGGCAGGCCGGCCACGGCGGGCATTGA
- a CDS encoding TetR/AcrR family transcriptional regulator produces the protein MESLSLRERKQRRARQRIVDAAWALFAERGFVAVSVADIAERAEVGRTTFFRYFGDKQEVLFADEEVLLAAIRAAPREQETATEVPDAIWQLWKIAESIGGLMFGDPALWALRSRLLADNPELRDRAARKLDRIADALTDVLCDCGTDPDVARTAAEVGVGCFRAAQLIAGENPAGVMPAMREAVTRVLKAVP, from the coding sequence ATGGAAAGCCTCTCGTTGCGCGAGCGGAAGCAGCGGCGCGCTCGGCAGCGGATCGTCGACGCGGCCTGGGCGCTGTTCGCCGAGCGCGGCTTCGTGGCCGTGTCAGTGGCCGACATCGCCGAACGCGCTGAGGTCGGCCGGACGACGTTCTTTCGCTATTTCGGCGACAAGCAGGAAGTTCTCTTCGCCGATGAGGAGGTTCTGCTCGCAGCCATACGAGCCGCGCCCCGAGAGCAGGAGACGGCAACCGAAGTGCCGGACGCGATCTGGCAACTGTGGAAGATCGCCGAGTCGATCGGCGGCTTGATGTTCGGCGACCCCGCGCTGTGGGCGCTGCGGTCGCGTCTGCTCGCCGACAATCCGGAGCTACGCGACCGCGCGGCAAGAAAGCTGGACCGGATCGCCGACGCTCTGACCGATGTTCTGTGTGACTGCGGCACGGATCCCGACGTGGCCCGCACCGCCGCGGAGGTCGGCGTGGGCTGCTTCCGTGCGGCGCAACTGATCGCGGGCGAGAACCCGGCCGGCGTGATGCCTGCCATGCGCGAGGCGGTTACCAGGGTCCTAAAGGCTGTCCCGTAA